A single genomic interval of Saccharothrix saharensis harbors:
- a CDS encoding YcxB family protein: MSVDFSWSPRPADWRDALRTSVPLYRWAPWFAAVLGVLGVVVLVLGMTWAGVFGLVLAVIIVALVPVGTAVNFHNHPLAAKAVTGTADAHSLRMSVGEAARSELSWAELPGWVETARGFVLRTGTTAVYAVPHRAFADAEAVGKFRSLLVEHVGPAA, encoded by the coding sequence GTGAGCGTGGACTTCAGCTGGTCGCCCCGGCCGGCGGACTGGCGTGACGCGCTGCGCACGTCCGTGCCGCTGTACCGGTGGGCGCCGTGGTTCGCGGCGGTGCTCGGCGTGTTGGGCGTCGTGGTGCTCGTGCTGGGCATGACGTGGGCGGGCGTGTTCGGGCTGGTGCTCGCTGTGATCATCGTCGCACTCGTGCCGGTGGGCACCGCGGTGAACTTCCACAACCACCCGCTCGCCGCGAAGGCGGTGACCGGCACGGCGGACGCGCACTCGCTGCGGATGTCCGTCGGCGAGGCCGCGCGCAGCGAGCTGAGCTGGGCGGAGCTGCCCGGCTGGGTGGAGACGGCGCGCGGTTTCGTGCTGCGGACCGGCACCACCGCCGTGTACGCCGTGCCGCACCGCGCGTTCGCCGACGCCGAGGCGGTCGGGAAGTTCCGCTCCCTGCTGGTGGAACACGTCGGCCCGGCGGCCTGA
- a CDS encoding ferrochelatase codes for MSYDALLWLSFGGPEGPEDVRPFLENVTRGRGVPPERLDEVEQHYQHFGGVSPINALNRAAIEAVRGLVDLPVYFGNRNWHPMVEDTLARMKADGVRRALVFPTSAYGGYSACRQYDEDILRARAAVPDAPELVKLRQFFDHPLFVESFADAVRAAAARLPGDDHRLVFTAHSVPVSADQAAGPPEDGGHLYSRQVAEASRLVAEAVGAAEHDVVWQSRSGPPQVPWLEPDIVDHLDALYDKGVRNVVVCPIGFVSDHLEVVWDLDTEARERAQELGMGFARAATPNDDPRFARLVAELVAEHVSDAPARKLSDFRSLGCTVDGAFCATRCCEPAKRPGAGR; via the coding sequence GTGAGTTACGACGCGCTGCTCTGGCTGTCCTTCGGCGGACCGGAAGGACCCGAGGACGTCCGCCCCTTCCTGGAGAACGTGACCCGCGGCCGGGGCGTCCCGCCCGAGCGGTTGGACGAGGTCGAGCAGCACTACCAGCACTTCGGCGGCGTGTCGCCGATCAACGCGCTCAACCGCGCCGCGATCGAGGCCGTGCGCGGCCTGGTCGACCTGCCGGTCTACTTCGGCAACCGCAACTGGCACCCGATGGTCGAGGACACGCTGGCCCGGATGAAGGCCGACGGCGTCCGGCGCGCCCTCGTGTTCCCGACCAGCGCCTACGGCGGCTACTCGGCGTGCCGGCAGTACGACGAGGACATCCTGCGCGCCCGCGCGGCCGTGCCGGACGCGCCCGAGCTGGTCAAGCTGCGCCAGTTCTTCGACCACCCGCTGTTCGTGGAGTCGTTCGCGGACGCCGTGCGCGCCGCCGCCGCCCGACTGCCCGGTGACGACCACCGCCTGGTGTTCACCGCGCACTCGGTGCCGGTGTCGGCGGACCAGGCCGCCGGACCGCCCGAGGACGGCGGCCACCTCTACTCCCGGCAGGTCGCCGAGGCGTCCCGGCTGGTCGCCGAGGCCGTCGGCGCGGCCGAGCACGACGTGGTGTGGCAGTCGCGGTCGGGGCCGCCGCAGGTGCCGTGGCTCGAACCGGACATCGTGGACCACCTCGACGCCCTCTACGACAAGGGTGTGCGCAACGTGGTGGTGTGCCCGATCGGGTTCGTCAGCGATCACCTGGAAGTGGTGTGGGACCTGGACACCGAGGCCCGCGAGCGCGCCCAGGAGCTGGGCATGGGCTTCGCCCGCGCGGCCACCCCCAACGACGACCCGCGCTTCGCCCGGCTCGTCGCGGAACTCGTCGCGGAGCACGTGTCCGACGCGCCGGCGCGCAAGCTGTCGGACTTCCGCTCACTGGGCTGCACGGTCGACGGCGCGTTCTGCGCCACCCGGTGCTGCGAGCCGGCGAAACGGCCGGGAGCGGGTCGGTGA
- a CDS encoding aminoglycoside phosphotransferase family protein, with amino-acid sequence MDVDEITSRLAQRFGPPVAGWCARVPELAAEVAARWDLTLGDVMPPGASSVVVACSRGEAPMALKLSPDPVFLASQASVLRHFAPSGRVPAVLAEAEGVLLMEAVRPGTPADELPTPPAPREWADLVTALHGVPDRDRPWPDLRARCEEAFTRIGRRLADPAVAAHVSERTWSRAWDRCSALLNTQPRVLLHGDLHLGNVLDGGHALVAIDPRPCVGDPCFDVVDYALTAAGHGDVPTRATTVAAAAALDPDRLHDWCRALAPMIAIAYLDDEAMRTELLTLAR; translated from the coding sequence GTGGACGTCGACGAGATCACTTCGCGGTTGGCACAGCGGTTCGGCCCTCCGGTCGCCGGGTGGTGCGCACGGGTGCCCGAGCTGGCGGCCGAGGTCGCGGCGCGCTGGGACCTCACCCTGGGTGACGTGATGCCGCCGGGCGCTTCGTCGGTGGTGGTGGCGTGCTCGCGCGGTGAGGCGCCGATGGCGCTGAAGCTCAGCCCGGACCCCGTCTTCCTGGCCTCGCAGGCGTCCGTGCTGCGGCACTTCGCCCCGTCCGGTCGCGTGCCCGCGGTGCTGGCCGAAGCCGAGGGCGTGCTGCTGATGGAGGCCGTGCGGCCGGGCACCCCGGCGGACGAACTGCCGACCCCGCCGGCACCGCGGGAGTGGGCGGACCTGGTCACCGCGCTGCACGGCGTGCCGGACCGTGACCGCCCGTGGCCGGACCTGCGCGCCCGCTGCGAAGAGGCCTTCACCCGCATCGGCCGCCGCCTGGCCGACCCCGCCGTGGCCGCCCACGTCTCCGAGCGGACCTGGAGCCGCGCGTGGGACCGCTGCTCCGCCCTGCTCAACACGCAGCCGCGCGTGCTGCTGCACGGCGACCTGCACCTGGGCAACGTGCTGGACGGCGGCCACGCGCTGGTCGCGATAGACCCGAGGCCCTGCGTGGGCGACCCGTGCTTCGACGTCGTCGACTACGCCCTCACCGCCGCCGGCCACGGGGACGTGCCGACCCGCGCCACCACCGTCGCCGCCGCCGCCGCCCTGGACCCCGACCGCCTCCACGACTGGTGCCGGGCCCTGGCCCCGATGATCGCCATCGCCTACCTCGACGACGAGGCGATGCGAACGGAACTCCTCACCCTGGCCCGCTGA
- a CDS encoding sigma 54-interacting transcriptional regulator codes for MTSDLPTTAGALRAAGYAPRGVKAEIRENLLAALRDGRDPWPGIVGFDRTVLPQLERALLAGHDVVLLGERGQGKTRLLRTLVGLLDEWTPVIEGAELNEHPLDPITPESKRRAAELGDDLPVTWKHRDERFAEKLATPDTSVGDLVGDVDPVKVAQGRSLGDPETIHYGLLPRSHRGVIAVNELPDLAERIQVALLNVMEERDIQIRGYTLRLPLDVLLVATANPEDYTNRGRIITPLKDRFGAEIRTHYPLEIGAEVDLVRQEAHLVAEVGDHLLEVIARFVRHLRESSSIDQRSGVSARFAVAAAETVAASALRRSALIGENPPIARPVDLDSVPEVLRGKLEFEAGEEGREQEVLVHLLRRAVADTARSTFAGVDLRPLAALVSDGHPVATGERVHPGDLLAALPELPVLHDVAQRVGAGPKDPAGRIASAVELALESLYLTRQLSKDSSDDDRQVYG; via the coding sequence GTGACCTCCGACCTCCCCACCACCGCAGGCGCCCTCCGCGCGGCCGGTTACGCGCCGCGCGGGGTCAAGGCCGAGATCCGGGAGAACCTCCTGGCCGCCCTCCGCGACGGCCGCGACCCGTGGCCCGGCATCGTCGGCTTCGACCGCACCGTCCTGCCGCAGCTGGAACGGGCACTGCTCGCCGGGCACGACGTGGTCCTCCTCGGCGAACGCGGGCAGGGCAAGACGCGGCTCCTGCGCACCCTCGTCGGCCTGCTCGACGAGTGGACGCCGGTGATCGAGGGCGCCGAGCTGAACGAGCACCCGCTCGACCCCATCACCCCCGAGTCGAAGCGCCGCGCCGCCGAGCTCGGCGACGACCTGCCCGTGACGTGGAAGCACCGCGACGAGCGGTTCGCCGAGAAGCTCGCCACCCCGGACACCAGCGTCGGCGACCTGGTCGGCGACGTCGACCCGGTCAAGGTCGCCCAGGGCCGCAGCCTCGGCGACCCGGAGACCATCCACTACGGCCTGCTGCCCCGCTCCCACCGCGGCGTCATCGCCGTCAACGAGCTGCCCGACCTGGCCGAGCGCATCCAGGTGGCGCTGCTGAACGTGATGGAGGAACGCGACATCCAGATCCGCGGCTACACGCTGCGGCTCCCGCTGGACGTCCTCCTCGTCGCCACCGCCAACCCCGAGGACTACACCAACCGCGGCCGCATCATCACGCCGCTCAAGGACCGCTTCGGCGCGGAGATCCGCACCCACTACCCGCTGGAGATCGGCGCCGAGGTCGACCTGGTCCGCCAGGAGGCGCACCTGGTCGCCGAGGTGGGCGACCACCTGCTGGAGGTCATCGCCCGGTTCGTGCGGCACCTGCGCGAGTCGTCCTCGATCGACCAGCGCTCCGGCGTGTCGGCCCGGTTCGCGGTCGCGGCGGCGGAGACGGTGGCCGCGAGCGCCCTGCGGCGCAGCGCCCTGATCGGCGAGAATCCGCCCATCGCCCGGCCGGTCGACCTGGACTCGGTGCCCGAGGTGCTGCGCGGCAAGCTCGAGTTCGAGGCCGGTGAGGAGGGCCGCGAGCAGGAGGTGCTGGTGCACCTGCTGCGCCGGGCCGTCGCGGACACGGCGCGGTCCACGTTCGCGGGCGTCGACCTGCGGCCCCTGGCCGCGCTGGTGTCCGACGGCCACCCGGTGGCCACCGGTGAGCGCGTGCACCCCGGCGACCTGCTGGCCGCGCTGCCGGAGCTGCCCGTGCTGCACGACGTGGCGCAGCGCGTCGGCGCGGGTCCCAAGGACCCGGCGGGCCGCATCGCGTCGGCCGTCGAGCTGGCGCTGGAATCGCTCTACCTGACCCGTCAGCTGTCGAAGGACAGCAGCGACGACGACCGACAGGTGTACGGATGA
- the fabG gene encoding beta-ketoacyl-ACP reductase, with the protein MSRSVLVTGGNRGIGLAIARAFAAQGDKVAVTHRGSGAPEGLLGVKCDVTSSTEVDAAFAEVEAAHGPVEVVVANAGITDDTLLLRMTDEQFTRVLDANLTGAFRVAQRASRGMLRKRYGRIVFISSVVGLTGGAGQVNYAASKAGLVGVARSIARELGARNITANVVAPGFITTDMTDALPEERRKQILAQVPSGRYGTTDEIAAAVTFLASDAAAYITGAVLPVDGGLGMGH; encoded by the coding sequence GTGTCGAGGTCCGTTCTGGTCACCGGTGGCAACCGGGGCATCGGTCTGGCGATCGCGCGGGCGTTCGCCGCGCAGGGCGACAAGGTCGCGGTGACGCACCGCGGGTCCGGCGCGCCCGAAGGCCTGCTCGGCGTCAAGTGCGACGTGACCAGCTCGACCGAGGTCGACGCGGCGTTCGCCGAGGTCGAGGCCGCGCACGGGCCGGTCGAGGTGGTCGTGGCCAACGCCGGCATCACCGACGACACCCTGCTGCTGCGGATGACCGACGAGCAGTTCACCCGCGTCCTCGACGCCAACCTCACCGGCGCGTTCCGGGTCGCGCAGCGCGCGTCCAGGGGAATGCTGCGCAAGCGCTACGGCCGGATCGTGTTCATCTCCTCCGTGGTCGGCCTCACGGGCGGCGCGGGCCAGGTCAACTACGCCGCCAGCAAGGCGGGCCTGGTCGGCGTGGCCCGGTCGATCGCCCGCGAGCTGGGCGCCCGCAACATCACCGCGAACGTCGTCGCGCCCGGCTTCATCACCACGGACATGACCGACGCGCTGCCCGAGGAGCGCCGCAAGCAGATCCTCGCCCAGGTGCCGTCGGGCCGCTACGGCACGACCGACGAGATCGCCGCCGCCGTCACCTTCCTGGCCTCCGACGCCGCCGCCTACATCACCGGCGCGGTGCTGCCGGTCGACGGCGGCCTCGGCATGGGCCACTGA
- a CDS encoding FAD-binding and (Fe-S)-binding domain-containing protein — protein sequence MTGFVERLTTEVDGDVLAAPGDRALYSVDASNYRHVPTVVVRPRSVDGVVAAVGVAVAHGVPITNRGAGTSIAGNSAGAGLVIDFSRYLDRVISVDPVDRVAVVQPGVVLDRLNDAARPHGLVFGPDPSTHSRCTLGGMIGNDACGAHSVAWGKTSDNVRALDVLLTDGRRFDTRTPPPLDLPAVDPSWFPALDRRVSGYRLDALPDLTRALVGSEGTCATVLGATVELVPAPPRRVLAVLGFDGPYDAADLAPQLRELDVLTIEGLNAELARAAGDSRLLLPRGESWLFVETAEDSVAHLAAALAPHSVVVTDPARQRALWRVREDGAGLATRMPDGGEAWSGWEDAAVPPDRLGAYLRDFDALLAGHGRRGITYGHYGEGCLHVRIDFDFRRGHRSFLQDAADLVVAHGGSLSGEHGDGQARSELLPRMYPPAAIEAFGRFKAAFDPDHLMNPGRIVAPAKLDDDLRVLVAPPVIPTRAALALRADGGDLAAATRRCVGVGKCLNTSGGVMCPSYRVTKEEKHSTRGRARLLFEMLGGQVVRGGWRSEEVRDALDLCLGCKGCKRDCPVDVDMATYKAEFLHHHYRGRVRPAAHYSMGWLPLWLRLRLVNGVTARFGRFAGVSPQRPLPTPVRSFQSRFTPVGGGDRVLLFPDTFTNHFEPGIGFDAAAVLGHVGQAVEVPEGAVCCGLTWFSTGQLGVARRVVRRTARVLRRWTRDGVPVVGLEPSCTAFLRSDALEVAGDDPDVVRLAGSVRTFAEHVSPLLEPVPGERRAVVQPHCHQYAELGLDADRELLAKAGVGASLLEGCCGLAGNFGFERGHYDVSMAVGGQALFPAVRSADAGTAVVADGFSCRTQVRHGTDAEPVHTATLVRRRLGI from the coding sequence GTGACCGGTTTCGTCGAACGACTCACGACCGAGGTCGACGGCGACGTGCTCGCCGCCCCGGGCGACCGCGCGCTGTACTCCGTCGACGCGTCCAACTACCGCCACGTGCCGACCGTCGTGGTGCGGCCGCGGTCGGTGGACGGGGTGGTGGCGGCGGTCGGGGTGGCCGTCGCGCACGGCGTGCCGATCACCAACCGGGGCGCGGGCACGTCGATCGCGGGCAACTCGGCGGGCGCGGGCCTCGTCATCGACTTCTCCCGGTACCTCGACCGGGTGATCTCGGTGGACCCGGTCGACCGCGTCGCGGTGGTGCAGCCCGGGGTGGTGCTGGACCGCCTCAACGACGCCGCCCGGCCGCACGGGCTGGTGTTCGGCCCGGACCCGTCGACCCACTCCCGCTGCACGCTCGGCGGCATGATCGGCAACGACGCGTGCGGCGCGCACTCCGTCGCCTGGGGCAAGACCAGCGACAACGTGCGCGCGCTCGACGTGCTGCTGACCGACGGCCGCCGGTTCGACACCCGCACTCCCCCACCGCTGGACCTGCCGGCGGTGGACCCGTCGTGGTTCCCCGCGCTGGACCGGCGGGTGTCGGGCTACCGGCTGGACGCGCTGCCGGACCTGACCCGGGCGCTGGTCGGCTCGGAGGGCACGTGCGCGACCGTGCTCGGCGCGACCGTGGAGCTGGTGCCGGCGCCGCCGCGCCGGGTGCTGGCCGTGCTCGGCTTCGACGGCCCGTACGACGCCGCGGACCTCGCGCCGCAACTGCGTGAGCTGGACGTGCTCACGATCGAGGGGCTGAACGCCGAGCTGGCGCGGGCGGCGGGCGACTCGCGGCTGCTGCTGCCGCGCGGCGAGAGCTGGCTGTTCGTGGAGACGGCGGAGGACTCGGTCGCGCACCTCGCCGCCGCGCTCGCGCCGCACTCCGTGGTGGTGACCGACCCGGCGCGGCAGCGCGCGCTGTGGCGGGTGAGAGAGGACGGCGCGGGGTTGGCGACCCGGATGCCCGACGGCGGCGAGGCGTGGTCGGGCTGGGAGGACGCGGCCGTGCCGCCCGACCGGCTGGGCGCCTACCTGCGCGACTTCGACGCCTTGCTGGCCGGCCACGGCCGGCGCGGCATCACCTACGGCCATTACGGCGAGGGCTGCCTGCACGTGCGGATCGACTTCGACTTCCGGCGCGGGCACCGGTCGTTCCTGCAGGACGCGGCGGACCTGGTGGTGGCGCACGGCGGGTCGCTGTCGGGTGAGCACGGCGACGGGCAGGCGCGGTCGGAGCTGCTGCCGCGGATGTACCCGCCGGCCGCGATCGAGGCGTTCGGGCGGTTCAAGGCGGCGTTCGACCCGGACCACCTCATGAACCCGGGCCGGATCGTGGCACCCGCGAAGCTGGACGACGACCTGCGGGTGCTGGTCGCGCCACCGGTGATCCCGACCCGGGCGGCGCTCGCGCTGCGCGCCGACGGCGGCGACCTGGCGGCGGCGACGCGGCGGTGCGTGGGCGTGGGCAAGTGCCTGAACACGTCCGGCGGGGTGATGTGCCCGAGCTACCGGGTGACGAAGGAGGAGAAGCACTCCACGCGCGGCCGGGCGCGGCTGCTGTTCGAGATGCTGGGCGGGCAGGTGGTGCGCGGCGGGTGGCGGTCGGAGGAGGTGCGCGACGCGCTGGACCTGTGCCTGGGCTGCAAGGGGTGCAAGCGCGACTGCCCGGTGGACGTGGACATGGCCACCTACAAGGCGGAGTTCCTGCACCACCACTACCGGGGACGGGTGCGGCCGGCGGCGCACTACTCGATGGGGTGGTTGCCGCTGTGGCTGCGGCTGCGGTTGGTGAACGGGGTGACGGCGCGGTTCGGGCGGTTCGCCGGGGTGTCGCCGCAACGGCCGCTGCCGACGCCGGTGCGGTCGTTCCAGTCCCGGTTCACCCCGGTCGGCGGCGGTGACCGGGTGCTGCTGTTCCCGGACACGTTCACCAACCACTTCGAGCCGGGCATCGGGTTCGACGCGGCGGCGGTGCTCGGCCACGTCGGGCAGGCGGTGGAGGTGCCGGAGGGCGCGGTGTGCTGCGGGTTGACGTGGTTCTCCACCGGTCAGCTCGGGGTGGCGCGGCGGGTGGTGCGGCGGACGGCACGCGTGCTGCGGCGGTGGACGCGCGACGGCGTCCCGGTGGTGGGGTTGGAGCCGAGCTGCACGGCGTTCCTGCGGTCCGACGCGCTGGAGGTCGCCGGGGACGACCCGGACGTGGTGCGGCTGGCCGGGTCCGTGCGCACGTTCGCCGAGCACGTGTCGCCGCTGCTGGAACCGGTGCCGGGCGAGCGGCGCGCGGTCGTGCAGCCCCACTGCCACCAGTACGCGGAGCTGGGGCTGGACGCCGACCGGGAACTGCTGGCCAAGGCCGGGGTGGGCGCGTCCCTGCTCGAGGGATGCTGCGGCCTGGCGGGCAACTTCGGGTTCGAGCGCGGGCACTACGACGTGTCGATGGCGGTGGGTGGGCAAGCCCTGTTCCCGGCCGTGCGGTCGGCCGACGCGGGCACGGCGGTCGTGGCGGACGGGTTCAGCTGCCGCACGCAGGTCCGCCACGGCACCGACGCGGAACCCGTGCACACCGCCACCCTGGTCCGGCGGCGGTTGGGGATCTAG
- a CDS encoding glycoside hydrolase family 6 protein, with protein sequence MTGALAVTSVAALSVAGVVASTATANAAPGCRVAYQITNQWQGGFGANVTVTNLGDAISGGWTLEWDFAAGQRVQQGWNGTFSQSGTRVTVRNPSWAGNLGTGASVTPGFNGSWTGSNPVPTQFRLNGTVCTGSIDTTTTTTTTTTTTTTTTTTTTTTTGNNPGGPKVDNPYVGAGVYVNPQWSARAAAEPGGSRIANQPTAVWLDRTSAIEGNGSPTTGSMGLAAHLDEAEKQRAARADGQLVFQFVVYNLPGRDCAALASAGELGPTEIGRYKTEYIDKITSIVSNAKYSKLRIVAVIEIDSLPNLVTNVTPRATAVANCDTMKANGNYVEGVSYAVGKLGEIPNVYNYLDSGHHGWIGWGDTVPEYDNFYASAKMMASILGKNGATKDKVHGFATNTANYSALEEPYWTVDDLVGGRPVKENAKWVDWNDFNGELGFATAMRAELVKQGFDSGIGMLIDTSRNGWGGPNRPTAKSTATTADAYVNESRIDRRYQKGNWCNQAGAGLGERPKAAPKPSIDAYVWIKPPGESDGASSEIPNDEGKRLDRMCDPTYGGNIRNGNNPSGALANAPLSGHWFSAQFQELMANAYPAL encoded by the coding sequence ATGACCGGGGCATTGGCGGTGACCTCGGTGGCGGCCCTGTCCGTTGCCGGGGTGGTGGCTTCGACCGCCACCGCCAACGCTGCCCCCGGTTGTCGGGTGGCGTACCAGATCACGAACCAGTGGCAAGGCGGATTCGGCGCCAACGTCACGGTCACCAACCTCGGTGACGCCATCTCCGGCGGGTGGACGTTGGAGTGGGACTTCGCCGCCGGTCAGCGGGTCCAGCAGGGTTGGAACGGCACGTTCTCCCAGTCCGGGACGCGCGTGACGGTCCGCAACCCCTCTTGGGCCGGCAACCTCGGCACCGGTGCTTCGGTGACGCCCGGCTTCAACGGCTCGTGGACCGGGTCCAACCCGGTGCCCACGCAGTTCCGGTTGAACGGCACGGTGTGCACGGGGTCGATCGACACCACGACGACCACGACCACCACCACGACGACGACCACCACGACCACCACGACGACGACCACCACCACCGGCAACAACCCGGGTGGCCCGAAGGTCGACAACCCGTACGTGGGCGCGGGCGTGTACGTCAACCCGCAGTGGTCGGCTCGCGCTGCCGCCGAGCCGGGTGGCTCGCGGATCGCGAACCAGCCCACCGCGGTGTGGCTGGACCGGACCAGCGCGATCGAGGGCAACGGCTCGCCGACGACCGGCAGCATGGGTCTGGCCGCCCACCTCGACGAGGCCGAGAAGCAGCGCGCCGCGCGTGCGGACGGCCAGCTCGTCTTCCAGTTCGTCGTCTACAACCTGCCCGGTCGCGACTGCGCCGCGCTGGCCTCCGCCGGTGAGCTCGGCCCGACCGAGATCGGTCGCTACAAGACCGAGTACATCGACAAGATCACGAGCATCGTCAGCAACGCGAAGTACTCGAAGCTGCGCATCGTCGCGGTCATCGAGATCGACTCGCTGCCCAACCTCGTCACCAACGTGACCCCGCGCGCCACGGCCGTGGCGAACTGCGACACGATGAAGGCGAACGGCAACTACGTCGAGGGCGTCTCGTACGCCGTCGGCAAGCTGGGCGAGATCCCGAACGTCTACAACTACCTCGACTCCGGCCACCACGGCTGGATCGGGTGGGGCGACACGGTTCCCGAGTACGACAACTTCTACGCCTCGGCGAAGATGATGGCCTCGATCCTGGGCAAGAACGGCGCCACCAAGGACAAGGTCCACGGCTTCGCCACCAACACGGCGAACTACTCCGCGCTGGAGGAGCCGTACTGGACGGTCGACGACCTGGTCGGCGGTCGCCCGGTCAAGGAGAACGCCAAGTGGGTCGACTGGAACGACTTCAACGGTGAGCTGGGCTTCGCCACGGCGATGCGCGCCGAGCTCGTCAAGCAGGGCTTCGACAGCGGCATCGGCATGCTGATCGACACCTCGCGCAACGGCTGGGGCGGCCCGAACCGGCCCACCGCGAAGTCGACCGCGACCACCGCGGACGCGTACGTGAACGAGTCCCGCATCGACCGCCGCTACCAGAAGGGCAACTGGTGCAACCAGGCCGGCGCCGGTCTGGGCGAGCGGCCGAAGGCCGCGCCGAAGCCGAGCATCGACGCCTACGTCTGGATCAAGCCGCCGGGTGAGTCCGACGGTGCGTCCAGCGAGATCCCGAACGACGAGGGCAAGCGCCTCGACCGGATGTGCGACCCGACCTACGGTGGCAACATCCGCAACGGCAACAACCCCTCGGGTGCGCTTGCCAACGCGCCGCTGTCGGGCCACTGGTTCTCGGCCCAGTTCCAGGAGCTCATGGCCAACGCCTACCCGGCGCTGTGA
- a CDS encoding ester cyclase: MAPVRRADVAVADLLEPADAVSLSAGGGRTRDTRLTPSAPGNPTPMVSIHELYRRWLDELWHGNRDVAADLVTEDFVGHWPDRDVTGPADLAAVVRETHAMFTDLSFALEVGPVVEGDLVAARWTGRGRTAQGPMRFVGHDILRVRDGRFAEYWVATRTDS; the protein is encoded by the coding sequence GTGGCCCCCGTTCGCCGTGCCGACGTGGCCGTGGCGGACCTGCTGGAGCCGGCCGACGCGGTGTCGCTGTCCGCCGGGGGCGGCCGCACCCGTGACACCCGGTTGACCCCGTCGGCCCCGGGCAACCCCACCCCCATGGTGTCGATCCACGAGCTGTACCGCCGCTGGCTCGACGAGCTGTGGCACGGCAACCGCGACGTGGCCGCCGACCTGGTCACCGAGGACTTCGTCGGGCACTGGCCGGACCGCGACGTCACCGGGCCCGCCGACCTCGCCGCCGTCGTCCGCGAGACCCACGCGATGTTCACCGACCTGTCCTTCGCGCTGGAGGTCGGCCCCGTGGTCGAGGGTGACCTCGTCGCGGCGCGGTGGACCGGCCGCGGTCGCACGGCCCAGGGGCCGATGCGGTTCGTCGGCCACGACATCCTGCGCGTGCGGGACGGCCGGTTCGCCGAGTACTGGGTCGCCACCCGGACCGACTCCTAG
- the cutA gene encoding divalent-cation tolerance protein CutA, giving the protein MSDNHVVVITTTDSEDAAGTLAKAIVEARLAACVQVSGPVRSVYRWDGEVHDDREWQLWIKTAYDRVDELTEFVEARHSYDVPEVLALPVLGGNADYLAWVTEQTRR; this is encoded by the coding sequence ATGAGCGACAACCACGTCGTGGTCATCACCACCACCGACAGCGAGGACGCGGCGGGCACGCTGGCGAAGGCGATCGTGGAGGCGCGGTTGGCTGCGTGCGTGCAGGTGAGCGGTCCCGTCCGGAGCGTGTACCGGTGGGACGGCGAGGTGCACGACGACCGCGAGTGGCAGCTGTGGATCAAGACCGCGTACGACCGGGTGGACGAGCTGACCGAGTTCGTCGAGGCGCGGCACTCCTACGACGTGCCCGAGGTGCTGGCGCTGCCGGTGCTGGGCGGCAACGCGGACTACCTGGCCTGGGTCACCGAGCAGACCCGCCGCTGA
- the fabI gene encoding enoyl-ACP reductase FabI, which produces MTGLLEGKRLLVTGVITDASIAFHVAKVAQEQGAQVVLTGFGRLSLVERIAKRLPQAAPVVELDVQNQEHLDTLADRVREHVDGLDGVVHAIGYAPPSCLGAPFMDAPWEDVATAVHVSAYSYKALVKAALPLMGPGSSVVGLDFDARQAWPAYNWMGPAKAAFEAINRYLARDLGPQGVRVNLVSAGPVRTMAAKSIPGFAQLEAMWGEKAPLGWNVDDPEPVAKSVCGLLSDWFPATTGSMVFVDGGVHFLGL; this is translated from the coding sequence GTGACGGGACTGCTCGAAGGCAAGCGGCTGCTGGTCACCGGTGTGATCACGGACGCGTCGATCGCCTTCCACGTGGCCAAGGTCGCGCAGGAGCAGGGCGCCCAGGTCGTGCTCACCGGCTTCGGCCGGCTGAGCCTCGTGGAGCGGATCGCCAAGCGCCTGCCGCAGGCCGCGCCGGTGGTCGAGCTCGACGTGCAGAACCAGGAGCACCTGGACACGCTGGCCGACCGGGTGCGCGAGCACGTGGACGGCCTGGACGGCGTGGTGCACGCGATCGGCTACGCCCCGCCCTCGTGCCTGGGCGCGCCGTTCATGGACGCGCCGTGGGAGGACGTCGCCACGGCCGTGCACGTCTCGGCCTACTCCTACAAGGCGCTGGTCAAGGCCGCCCTGCCGCTGATGGGCCCCGGCTCCTCGGTGGTGGGCCTGGACTTCGACGCCCGGCAGGCGTGGCCCGCCTACAACTGGATGGGCCCGGCGAAGGCCGCGTTCGAGGCGATCAACCGCTACCTGGCCCGCGACCTCGGCCCGCAGGGCGTCCGCGTCAACCTGGTCTCGGCCGGTCCCGTGCGCACCATGGCCGCCAAGTCGATCCCCGGCTTCGCCCAGCTCGAGGCCATGTGGGGCGAGAAGGCGCCGCTCGGCTGGAACGTGGACGACCCGGAGCCGGTCGCCAAGTCGGTGTGCGGGCTGCTGTCGGACTGGTTCCCGGCCACCACCGGCTCGATGGTGTTCGTCGACGGCGGCGTGCACTTCCTGGGCCTCTGA